From Spirosoma aerolatum, one genomic window encodes:
- a CDS encoding tetratricopeptide repeat-containing sensor histidine kinase, with protein sequence MRRLLLISCVAGCAWLTASAQPPTNKSSRELLTLLQQSKPDTHRVHLLQDLATYYMFKPNAQAADMDSAMAVARQAEQLSVRLHDPKGQATSFILYARVYNHDGKKEKAKAQVRKAIAIFSAFHYLDELGEAYFEFGSYSPLIGPGLAERIRMAELALLTFQQSGNKLKQANCNKELGDLYQVEGNNSKALTFLQQALSLYKVVGRGRLQGVYDLLGQVCGELGDYKEAIRYGLLAVQTAEQSGDSTMLLATIYNRLGITYQNLHDLKLANLYFRKSIAIAESYHDVAAICILATNLSDTYILLHQPVAALDFLRTIVKRYTLPGLASQIYITGQFINAYLPGKQYTLAQPYSDRLVRLSENREQIDNETQLYAYGMLIRFFLDTRQYQEADKYLLIHREVSEKMGSLRSLSTNHLWTFKVDSAQGNYRAAIMHYQRHKRLNDSLFTESKSKQIALLQTQFDTKKKDQDIKLKGQHIELLKKQGELQLNDLNQTRLLRNVTFIVVVLLAIILSLVYNRYRLKQKSNAILEAQQIEINDKNASLQRLLTEKEWLLKEIHHRVKNNLQIVMSLLNTQSAYLTDEAAMLAIRDSQHRVQAISLIHQKLYQSENLSAIDMSVYIRELVEYLRDFFGAGQRIRFETHLDPVKLGVSYAVPIGLILNEAITNSIKYAFPGNMVGQITISFQHMGGTNYVITITDNGIGLPATIDSQQHDSLGLSLMRGLSDDIDGQFSITNNNGTLITIHFVYEPTDGPQSVGLAPHLPFETTTL encoded by the coding sequence ATGAGGAGACTGTTATTAATTAGCTGCGTAGCAGGATGTGCATGGCTGACGGCTTCCGCCCAACCTCCAACCAATAAGTCGTCGCGTGAATTACTGACGCTTTTGCAGCAAAGCAAGCCCGACACTCATCGGGTCCACCTGTTGCAGGATTTGGCAACCTATTATATGTTCAAACCGAACGCTCAGGCTGCTGATATGGATAGTGCAATGGCCGTGGCCCGGCAGGCCGAACAGTTGAGTGTGCGGCTACACGACCCGAAAGGGCAGGCAACCAGTTTTATTTTGTATGCCCGCGTATACAACCACGATGGGAAAAAGGAAAAAGCAAAAGCGCAGGTGCGAAAAGCCATTGCCATTTTTTCAGCCTTTCATTATCTGGATGAATTGGGCGAAGCCTACTTTGAATTCGGTAGCTACTCGCCATTGATTGGGCCGGGGCTGGCAGAACGAATACGGATGGCAGAATTGGCGTTGTTGACGTTTCAACAGTCAGGCAATAAACTCAAGCAGGCCAATTGTAACAAGGAACTCGGCGATTTGTACCAAGTCGAAGGGAATAATAGTAAGGCATTGACTTTCCTTCAGCAGGCGTTGAGTTTATACAAAGTCGTAGGTCGAGGCCGCCTGCAAGGGGTATATGACTTGCTGGGCCAGGTTTGCGGTGAACTGGGCGATTATAAAGAAGCGATTCGTTATGGACTTTTGGCGGTGCAAACGGCCGAACAATCCGGCGATTCGACCATGTTGCTGGCGACTATCTATAACCGGCTGGGAATTACCTATCAGAACCTGCATGATCTTAAACTGGCCAATCTGTACTTTAGAAAGTCGATTGCCATTGCAGAGTCCTATCACGACGTTGCAGCGATCTGTATACTAGCGACGAATCTCAGCGATACTTACATACTGCTTCATCAGCCAGTGGCTGCTCTCGATTTTTTGCGGACAATTGTCAAAAGATACACCCTTCCTGGCCTGGCCAGCCAAATCTATATTACAGGACAATTTATCAATGCCTATCTGCCCGGTAAGCAGTACACGTTGGCTCAACCCTACAGTGATCGTTTGGTCAGATTATCCGAAAACAGGGAACAAATTGATAACGAAACACAGCTCTATGCCTATGGTATGCTGATTCGTTTTTTCTTAGACACCCGCCAGTATCAGGAAGCTGATAAATACCTGCTGATTCATCGGGAAGTGTCTGAGAAAATGGGGTCTCTACGGAGTCTGTCTACCAATCATTTATGGACATTTAAAGTGGATTCAGCGCAAGGTAATTATCGAGCCGCCATTATGCATTACCAGCGCCATAAACGGTTGAATGACTCCTTGTTTACCGAGTCAAAAAGTAAACAGATAGCCTTACTCCAAACCCAGTTCGATACCAAAAAGAAAGATCAGGATATAAAGCTAAAAGGGCAGCACATTGAGCTACTCAAAAAACAGGGCGAACTGCAACTAAACGATCTAAACCAAACCAGGCTCTTACGGAATGTTACGTTCATCGTCGTTGTGCTGCTTGCCATCATTCTGAGCTTAGTATACAATCGGTATCGGCTCAAACAGAAAAGTAATGCCATTCTGGAGGCTCAACAGATCGAAATTAATGATAAAAATGCCTCTCTTCAGCGGTTGCTGACTGAAAAAGAATGGCTGCTCAAAGAAATTCACCACCGGGTCAAGAACAATTTACAAATCGTGATGAGCCTGTTGAATACGCAATCGGCTTACCTGACCGATGAAGCAGCCATGCTGGCCATTCGGGATAGTCAGCATCGGGTTCAGGCCATCTCACTGATCCACCAAAAGCTGTATCAATCTGAAAATTTATCGGCCATCGATATGTCGGTGTATATCCGCGAACTCGTCGAATATCTACGGGATTTCTTTGGCGCAGGGCAGCGTATCCGATTCGAAACGCATCTTGATCCGGTCAAACTGGGCGTATCGTATGCCGTGCCTATTGGCCTGATTCTCAACGAAGCCATTACCAATAGCATCAAGTATGCATTTCCCGGCAATATGGTAGGTCAGATTACGATTTCATTCCAACATATGGGCGGTACAAATTATGTCATCACCATTACCGACAATGGAATTGGATTGCCCGCCACCATAGATAGTCAGCAACACGATTCGCTGGGTTTGAGCCTGATGCGGGGGCTGAGCGACGATATCGATGGTCAGTTTTCCATCACCAACAACAACGGGACTCTTATTACTATCCACTTTGTATACGAACCGACTGATGGGCCGCAATCAGTCGGATTAGCTCCCCATCTACCTTTTGAAACGACCACGTTATGA